Genomic segment of Paenibacillus sp. FSL R5-0623:
TAAAACGCCAAGTGGGATAGGTTATGGAAGTACAGTTCAAGAGGTCTTCCAACAATACGGCAAAAAAGCTTTTATAGATACTAAAAAGGGAAAAGTACAAAGTATTACATATTTCATGGAGAAAAATAAACGAGGCAATTACCATGTCATAGCGTCCTTTGATCATGCAATATTGGAAGAAGGCAGATTTGAGGATATGAAAGGCTTATCCATGAATTTTGATCAAAAAGGTCGTGTCTCATTCATCATGCTGGCGAGTCATGAGTTTGCCTATAATCCTGAGTTCAACGTGGATGACATACAATAGAGGAATTCTGGAATTACCTTATATCCCACCTTTACAACAACCAACGTACATAATGTCATATCGTCAACCGGGTGCCTTCCGCTATAATCTTCAAGTTATCCAAATGTGGATTGAATGAAGGAACCAGGAGGTACAACGAATTGATAGCCAAAAACAAATATAAATCACTCGAATTGGAAACCCCCGGCGTATATGAGCTGGAAGGGCTTGAGGTGGGAGTGACATCGAACTGCAATTATAAATGCGACTACTGCTGCGCCTACAATCGGGATGATGGAGCGTGCATCAATAGTCAGGAAGTTATCCGTATTATTAGTGAGCTTCCTCGTCTCAAGAGAGTGCGATTGTCAGGGGGAGAAGTTACACTGAAATATCAGGATTGCCTGGAGATTGTGACGTACTGTGCGGCACATGGCATCGATACACAATTGAACAGTAATGCCAGCCTGCTGACAGAAGAACGGATTCTTGCGTTGCGTGATGCTGGCTTGTCCAACATTCATATCTCGTTCAATTATACGGATGCGGAGTCGTATGCTGAGTACTACCGTGTGCATCCTCGCATGTATGAGAGACTGGAGCAGAATATCCGTTTGTGTACGGAAGCTGGTCTGGAGACGGTGCTGGAAACGTTACTATTTGAAGGTAATCAAGCGAACATGCAGGCCATTAGCGATAAGGTGTATGATATGGGTGTGCGCATCCATGAGATCCAGAACAGTATTAAGATGCCGCATACGGACTGGAGCCAGATTGTATCCAAAGAGTCTCTCATTCGATCTGTAACGGAACTGATAGAACATAAGAAGCCTGATACTTCGCTCTATTTTACCTGTATGGATCGGTTCGCTGAACAGTTGAATTTGCATGAACAACCCGGTGTGCATTTCTCTAATTGTGTAGATGGCACGAAACAGCTGCACTTGCACGGCAACGGGGATATTCTCATCTGTGAGTTATGCCATCCTGTCGTGATTGGCAACATCTATAATGGAACGTCGTTGAAGGATATCTATGCCCAACAGCCACCGGCGTTAACAGAATTTTTGGAAAAGCGGCCTTGTCCCGCATACGATGCACTTTTTGCAGACGCATAATAGGAAGACCTGTTGAAGATATGTGTGTTGAATAAAATATGCACTATGATAGAAGTGACCTTTAGGGTTCTATAGATTGAAAATCAAGGTGATCTGATTTCCTCAATGGGAAAACGGATGGCCTTTTTTGATTGAACTATTCATTTAAACAATAACGGAGAGGACAGAAAAAACCTGAAAAAGCGAAGCGTTCGCCTTTATCCCCGGATTTTCCCCTTTAGTAAAGGGAATCAAAAAAATCTGGGGGTAACAGCGATTGGAAGGTTGTTCTGTCATCGTAGTGTCAGTGTAAATAATCTTTAGTCCAATTGATATGGTTTCAGATTCATTTAAGCTACCCGGCCTAATATGGCCTTAAGAACTTAGATGAAGAGGTGAGATTCACATGATGAAGATCTATGAGAACCCAAACCGGAAAGACCCACATAAAAGACTGTTCTCCCCAAGAAAGCGCAGATGGCTCATCATCACACTTGTCATCGTGCTAACGGTAGGTGGAATCCTGTACAGCTTGGCTGACCGTTACCTGATCCGGCATGTGCAGGTGGTTGTGGCGGATGAGAACGCGGCAACGGCAACAACGAACAACGCGAATGATTCCACCAACACTTCAACCACCGCAACTGAAATGAATGCAACGTCAGATGATTGGAATTATTCGAGTGATGATATGAAGGTCAGTATTGAAAAAGTACAGACAGGCTCTGGCTCTGATCAGATTACGTATTATGTCGCTGATGTTCAGCTAACAGATGCAAGCAGCCTGCGATCCGCGCTGGCGGATAATAGCTTTGGAACGAACATTACCGAGAATACGTCAGAGATTGCCGCAGCCAATAATGCGATCTTTGCCATTAATGGTGATTATTATGGATTCCGTAATGATGGTGTCATTATTCGAAATGGAACATTGTACCGGGACAGTCCGACGCGGGATGCACTCGCCCTGTTCAACAATGGGACCATGAAAACATATAACGAGAACGAGATTTCTTCCTCGGAACTGCTGGCCGAAGGTGCAACCAATACACTATCCTTTGGACCGATCCTGATTCAGGATGGCGAGATCGTCAGTGATTTTAGCAGTGTGAAAATCGATAACAACTTCGGTAACCGCTCCATCCAGGATACAAATCCAAGAACAGCGATTGGCATGGTTGCTCCGAATCATTACGTCTTCGTGGTGGTGGACGGACGGCAGGACAACAGCCGTGGCATGACCTTGGCAGAACTGGCCGATGTCATGAAAGGCCTCGGAGCAACCGAAGCTTACAATCTGGACGGCGGCGGTTCATCCACAATGTATTTTATGGGCAGAGTTGTCAATAACCCGCTGGGGCGTAACCAGGAACGTGGCGTAAGTGACATTCTATATCTGACGGAGGGACAAGGATCATGACGATATTAATTCCATCATATGAACCCGATGTGCGTTTACTGAATCTCGTTCTGCAACTGCAAACATTTAAACTTGGTCCCATTGTGATTGTGGATGATGGCAGTGGCCCAGGGTACCGTGGGATTTTTGAAACGGCAGAAGCCTATGGCTGTACGGTCCTGACACATTCCGCCAATCTGGGCAAGGGAGGGGCCTTGAAGACGGGATTTCAGTATATTAAGGAGTATGGACCTCAGGGTGGTGTAGTGTGCGCAGACAGTGACGGACAGCATCTGCCACATGATATTAGGCGTATCTTCGAAGTGCTTATCGCACAAACGACACCAGGAATTGTACTTGGCAGCCGTCGCTTCAGCGGGAAAATCCCAGCACGCAGCCGTTTTGGCAATACAGTCACCCGGACAGTTTTTTCGCTCACGACAGGTACCCAAGTATATGATACACAGACGGGTCTGCGCGGTTTTCCATGCGCCATGCTGGACTGGCTGAACCAGATCCCCGGGGATCGGTTTGAATACGAGATGAACATGCTGTTAAGTGCACACAAGGAAGGGTATGAGATTACGGAGGAGTTTATTGATACGGTGTATCTGGATCACAATGAATCCTCTCATTTCCGCCCGCTGGTCGATTCGTTCCGAATCTATAGGCCAATCCTGATGTTCAGCACATCTTCGTTGCTGTCTGCTCTAATTGATTTTGGACTACTATTCGTCATTCAGTATTTCAGTCACAATCTGTTTTTGTCGGTTGTCACAGCGAGACTGTGCAGCTCACTCTTCAACTACACGATGAATCGGAAGTACGTATTTTCAGCTGGACGAACCTCGAAGGTTCGGCAATCTTTACCCAAATACTTCTCACTTGTCCTACTGGTGCTGTTATTAAACTACGGTTTACTGTATTTTTATAATGAAAAACTGATTATTCCGCTGCTCGCAGCCAAGCTGTTAACTGAGGTGTCCATCTTTGTATTCAGCTATTGGGCACAGCGCAGATTTGTCTATTAACACAGAGAGAGTGGGCATACAGCTTGCTCTCTTTTTTTCAATCAAAAACGTTTCAAAAGAATATCCTGCGCTTCTTGGTTAACAAAAAAGGTCGAGAACAGGGGTACGCATACCCTTGTTCTCGACCTTTTAAACTCACAGGAGGACGAGCGTTACATCAGCTTCTTAATCTCATCCTTCAGGATTTCGGACTGGGTGCCGAAGATGACCTGCACTGCTCCGCCACCGAGCCTCATGACACCGGAAGCGCCAAGCTGTTTGAGCGCCCGATCGTTGACGGCTTTGTCGTCCCTGACAACTAGCCGGAGGCGAGTGATGCAGGCGTCAATGCTCTCGATATTATCTGTTCCCCCGATCTCGGCGAGCACTTTGCCAGCCTTGGTGTCGGCAGACGCTGCCACTGCTGAAGTATTAGTGGGGGTATCGGCATCATAAGTGTCATCCTCGCGCCCCGGCGTTTTCAGGTTGAACTTGATAATCATGAACCGGAACAGGAAATAATAGACGACCGCAAATGCGAGTCCGACCGGGATCATGAGCAGCGGATTGGTCGACAGCTTCATGTTCACGAGGTAATCGATCAGACCTGCAGAGAAGGCGAAGCCCAGCTTAACATTCAGCAGGTACATGATCAGGGCCGCCGCACCGGTAAGAATAGCGTGCACCACATACAGCAGAGGCGCCGCGAACATGAAGGAGAATTCGAGCGGCTCGGTAATACCCGTTAAGAACGAAGCCACCGCTGCGCCGATAAAGATCGAAGCGACCATTTTGCGCTTTTCAGGCCGGGCTGTATGAATCAAGGCTAGCGCCGCAGCCGGAAGAGCGAACATCATAATCGGGAAGAAGCCAGACATGAACATGCCTGCCGTAGGGTCTCCATTGAAGAAGCGGGTCAGGTCGCCGTGCACGACTTCCCCGGCTGCATTGGTATAATCTCCGATCTGGAACCAGGCGATGGAGTTGAGGACATGATGCAGACCGAGCGGGATGAGCAGGCGGTTGGCGATCATAAACACCATAGAGCCAACGCCGCCAAATCCTACAATCCAGGCGCCAAAAGCGCCGATGGCATCCTGAATCGGGCTCCAGACCATGCCGAACAGGATGGCCAACACCAGCATGGAGCCGGCGGTGACCATCGGCACAAAGCGTTTGCCGGAGAAGAAGCCGAGCCAGTCAGGAAGCTTGATATTATGGTATTTTTTATACATATAGGCTGCAAGCAGTCCGGCAAATATCCCGCCCAATACGCCCATATCCAGCTTGACATCGTCAGGAATGTAGCCGAATACACCCGGAACGGCTCCGAGAATCCGCGTCAGCACCATATAAGCGATCAGGGCGGAAAGCGCGGCGACCGCATCCCCCGCCAGTCCGATTGCCACCCCAATGGCAAAGATGAGCGCAAGGTTGCCGAAGATCGCCCCCGCTCCTTCATTCAGGAATGGTACTACATACTGATTAAGGAATCCCCCGATCACGGGACCGAGAGGAATGTCCTTTTCATAATTAAGAAGACCGAGGCCTTGAAGAATACCTGCCGCAGGCAGGGTTGCTACAGGAAGCATCAGGGATTTTCCCAGCTTTTGCAGTGATTTCAGCATATTGTTCTTCCTTTCTTTTTTTGATTTAGGTTATTTGGACAAGCTGACTTTCATGATAGTTCCCATGCCTGCTTTTACGCTGCCATACTCCGGGTGCGACTCCCACGGCTGATCAGCCGCATTCGCAACGATGACAGGGGTGATGACCGGATAACCGGCCGAAGCGATCGCATTCAGGTCAAATTTAATTAGAGTCTGACCGATAGTGACCTGATCCCCGGTCTGCACTTGGGGGGTGAAGCCCTGTCCTTTCAGGCTGACAGTATTCATACCGATATGCAGCAGCAGCTGCAGCCCGGAAGCATGTTCAATCATTACGGCATGGTGCGATTTGATCAGGTGTACCACAGTGCCGTCGATAGGGGCGACCAGCCTGCCTTCCTGGGGAATCATTGCGACTCCCGGTCCCATAAGTCCTTGCGCGAACGCTTCGTCAGGCACTTCTTCCAAACTGACGCAGGTTCCGGTGAATGGGGAGGCGACGGATATTGTTTCAGATGTTTTGGCAGATTTGTTGTTTTTCCATTTCCAGATCATTGTGTGTTGTCCTTTCTGTTGTTGGTTTTGGCATGGGTTTGAAAAAGCCGGTATAAATGCATGGCGAGAAAAGCCGTTTCTTCCTCGGGCACTTCTGTACCCAAATCCTCGGCCATTACAGCGCTCAGTTTTCTGGCTAGCTGGTATTCGGACATATATTCATTTTTCACATATTGTGCGAAGGTGGGGGCCGTCATCGGCTGCTGATACAGGCGTTCCATGGAGAAGCGCAGGTGTATCATGAGTCTTGCCTGGCTAAGGCTGCCCTGATCAAAGCGAATGCCACCCTCCTCTTCAATAATCGACTGAAGCTTGCTGATCACATTAGATACCTTAACCAACTGTCCGACAGGGACGTGATTTACGGAGGAGTACACATGGTATGTCAGGAATCCCGCCTCATCCTCCGGTATCTCTACGCCAAAAGCCTCTCCGATCATGGCCGCCGCTTCCGAGGCGATTTCGAATTCTTTCGGAAAACTGAGCTTTGTCTCCGTAAGGAAAGGATTCAGAATCTCCATCCCGTTGCGGATACGATATAAAGTGAACTGAATATGACTCGGAAGAGCAAGATAGATCTTGTCATTCAGCTTGCCGGGAAACTGATCAGCGATGAGACGGATAATTCGGTCAGAGATGTCGATGACATTGGGGTCCAAATCCCTCATCAGCTCCTGAGCCTGCCCCCATTCCTCCCGGTCTTCCAGCCGGAACCTTTTCTCAATCCGCGGATCATCAGACTGCACGGTGCTTTCCACTTTGAACGCAAATCCCAACCCTTTGCCAATCAGTACATACTCCTTGCTATTCTGGTGCGACCGGGCCAGAACAATATTGCTGCCGACGACCCGCTCCACCTGCAGAATCATTCCTTTACTCACGGTTCACCGCCTCCTCGTTTCTAAAGTTAACGCTTTCATGCCTCCGGAACGCAAAAAGAGCCAAGAAGCGAGTATAGTCTCATGTTCGCTTCTTGGCTCATGCCCTCTGGGGTGGTAACACGCCAATTCATTTTATGTTTTCATCAGAACGTTCTTCCTACATAATATATAGCTGATCTGCCACCGTCAACCATAATTTTGTCATCCCACTGTTCGTCGTTTAATATAGGGAATGTGTAAACGAAAAGGTACCTGCCGTAGTTGGAGCCAAATCTAACATGAATAGGAGTATGCCTATGTATCTTCGAAGTGTGGAACTCCTGTCGGCCAAGATCGAGAATCCGGACCAATATCCTTTTGACATCCCCGCGATCCGGTCCTTGGAACGATTGGAGGTCACGAATAACGTTACTTTTTTTGTAGGTGAAAATGGTTCAGGGAAATCTACGCTGCTGGAAGGCATCGCACATCAATGTGGCTTCAATACCGCAGGGGGTGGCAGGAATAATACCTACGAGACACATGCTTCGGAATCCTCGCTCGGGAATTATCTCAGGCTGGCCTGGTTGCCCAAAATAACGAATGGTTTCTTCATGCGCTCTGAATCGTTCTATCAATTCGCATCACATGTCGATGAGATGCCGGCGTCGCTTCAATACTATGGCGGGCGTTCATTACATGAACAATCACATGGGGAGTCTTTTCTCAGTCTGTTCGTCAATCGCTTCAGTTCCAAAGGCATCTATCTGCTCGACGAGCCCGAAGCCGCATTGTCCCCAGCAAGGCAGCTGTCCTTATTGCGGATTCTTCATGATCTGTCAGGCACTTCACAATTCATTATTGCGACGCACTCACCCATTTTGCTGGGGTATCCGGGGGCAGAGATTTTAAGTTTTGATGATAGCCAGATTCAAGAGGTAGCCTATGAGGATACCGATCACTACCAGATTACCCGCAGCTTTCTGGAGAACCGCGACCGGATGCTGAATGAATTATTTAAAGATTAAATTGATATTGTGATACCAAGTTTAATACTACATTTTATGAGGAGAGATTGGATGAAAGTAGGATTCATAATCATTGATATGCAAGAGAGTATTGTGCGGAAAAAGATGGATCAGAGCTCGATAGACCATGCTTGTGAGTACATTAACCATGTGGCTAACGTGCTGCGATCGAATGATCATGTGGTCGTTCACGTACAGGATGTGGAGGGCATGGAGGAGACACCACCGGAAGAATATCGTATTATTCCCGAGGTGGATGTGAATGAGAAGGATATCACAGTTACCAAAGAAGCTTCCAACGCTTTCTGGCAGACTAATCTGGAGCAGGTGTTGAAGAGTCACGGAATTGAATTGGTGATTATTGCCGGGTTTGCTGCAGAGGAATGTGTTCTATTCACCTACAACGGTGCGATGGAGCGAGGTTTCCGGCCGGTGATGTTGCAAAATGGAATTCTCAGCACCCATCACGAAGCGGTGATTTCAACGTACAGAGATCGCAATGTGATCTCATATCCTGTGGTTGATTATCTAATCCATTAAGTGTCGGTTATATACTAAATGGAGGTGATGGTGATGAACGTGCTTCACATTGCTTTTGTCCTTGTGATCTCATTGGCAGGAGTTGCCTTTGGCGTTCAGGGATTGAAGAAAAAATCTCCAGTCATGATGTATATCAGTGTAATATTTATTTTCGTTCCTATACTCCTCTTCCTGGATTGGATGGCTTTTCTACCTTTTATCGCTCCGGCTGCACTTGCTAGTGGATACTTGGTGAAAAATAAAAATAAGACCAATAATCGGACTCTGTAGGGAGTCTTTTTTTTGTTCAAATGTACATTTCCACTATAACAGTTAAGGTTACTCCATGGTTTAAACCAAACTTTGACTATATCTGTTATGGTTGAAAGGATATATTGAGAACAGGGCACAGCAAACGTGCTGTGGACATCGGAAAGGTTATGTATGGATCACTAACTAACTCATTAACTAAGGGAGATGTACAAAGAAAATGAATGTACACATTAAAGTATTTTGGCAGAACAAAAGGAATTGTTTCTCAACCTGTTCAACTTGTACTTATATGATCTGTCTGAATTTTCAGGCGAGGATCTACTTGAAGAGGGGAAATATGATCCAACGAACACCTATCTCTATCTGGAACGCGATGAATTACATCCATTTTTGATTCAATATGATGGGAAAGTTATTGGATTCGTATTGGTGTGTTCACCTCCATATGTGACGGAAGGTGTGGATTATACCGTGCAAGAGCTGTTCCTGGTCAAAAAATATCGTGGACAGGGGCTGGCAGCAGAAGCGATTGACTTGGTGTTTGCTCAATTTCAGGGTAGATTCAAAGTCGAACAGCTTGCTAACAATGCGGCAGCAGTTTCATTCTGGAAAAAATATTATGAGCAACATCAGATTGAATATACTGAGTCTGAATATAACATTGAAATTGACAACATCGCTGGTAGCCACCGGATTTTGTCTCAGAATTTTGTGCGTGAAAAGAGAAATAATATTTAAATTAGAAGGTGATTAGCTTGTTTAGTATCTTAGAAACCAAGGGGAATTTGAAGTGGGTCTCAGGTGTATTTCAGGC
This window contains:
- a CDS encoding isochorismatase family protein codes for the protein MKVGFIIIDMQESIVRKKMDQSSIDHACEYINHVANVLRSNDHVVVHVQDVEGMEETPPEEYRIIPEVDVNEKDITVTKEASNAFWQTNLEQVLKSHGIELVIIAGFAAEECVLFTYNGAMERGFRPVMLQNGILSTHHEAVISTYRDRNVISYPVVDYLIH
- a CDS encoding bifunctional glycosyltransferase family 2/GtrA family protein yields the protein MTILIPSYEPDVRLLNLVLQLQTFKLGPIVIVDDGSGPGYRGIFETAEAYGCTVLTHSANLGKGGALKTGFQYIKEYGPQGGVVCADSDGQHLPHDIRRIFEVLIAQTTPGIVLGSRRFSGKIPARSRFGNTVTRTVFSLTTGTQVYDTQTGLRGFPCAMLDWLNQIPGDRFEYEMNMLLSAHKEGYEITEEFIDTVYLDHNESSHFRPLVDSFRIYRPILMFSTSSLLSALIDFGLLFVIQYFSHNLFLSVVTARLCSSLFNYTMNRKYVFSAGRTSKVRQSLPKYFSLVLLVLLLNYGLLYFYNEKLIIPLLAAKLLTEVSIFVFSYWAQRRFVY
- a CDS encoding PRD domain-containing protein — encoded protein: MSKGMILQVERVVGSNIVLARSHQNSKEYVLIGKGLGFAFKVESTVQSDDPRIEKRFRLEDREEWGQAQELMRDLDPNVIDISDRIIRLIADQFPGKLNDKIYLALPSHIQFTLYRIRNGMEILNPFLTETKLSFPKEFEIASEAAAMIGEAFGVEIPEDEAGFLTYHVYSSVNHVPVGQLVKVSNVISKLQSIIEEEGGIRFDQGSLSQARLMIHLRFSMERLYQQPMTAPTFAQYVKNEYMSEYQLARKLSAVMAEDLGTEVPEEETAFLAMHLYRLFQTHAKTNNRKDNTQ
- a CDS encoding radical SAM protein, producing the protein MIAKNKYKSLELETPGVYELEGLEVGVTSNCNYKCDYCCAYNRDDGACINSQEVIRIISELPRLKRVRLSGGEVTLKYQDCLEIVTYCAAHGIDTQLNSNASLLTEERILALRDAGLSNIHISFNYTDAESYAEYYRVHPRMYERLEQNIRLCTEAGLETVLETLLFEGNQANMQAISDKVYDMGVRIHEIQNSIKMPHTDWSQIVSKESLIRSVTELIEHKKPDTSLYFTCMDRFAEQLNLHEQPGVHFSNCVDGTKQLHLHGNGDILICELCHPVVIGNIYNGTSLKDIYAQQPPALTEFLEKRPCPAYDALFADA
- a CDS encoding GNAT family N-acetyltransferase, coding for MAEQKELFLNLFNLYLYDLSEFSGEDLLEEGKYDPTNTYLYLERDELHPFLIQYDGKVIGFVLVCSPPYVTEGVDYTVQELFLVKKYRGQGLAAEAIDLVFAQFQGRFKVEQLANNAAAVSFWKKYYEQHQIEYTESEYNIEIDNIAGSHRILSQNFVREKRNNI
- a CDS encoding phosphodiester glycosidase family protein yields the protein MMKIYENPNRKDPHKRLFSPRKRRWLIITLVIVLTVGGILYSLADRYLIRHVQVVVADENAATATTNNANDSTNTSTTATEMNATSDDWNYSSDDMKVSIEKVQTGSGSDQITYYVADVQLTDASSLRSALADNSFGTNITENTSEIAAANNAIFAINGDYYGFRNDGVIIRNGTLYRDSPTRDALALFNNGTMKTYNENEISSSELLAEGATNTLSFGPILIQDGEIVSDFSSVKIDNNFGNRSIQDTNPRTAIGMVAPNHYVFVVVDGRQDNSRGMTLAELADVMKGLGATEAYNLDGGGSSTMYFMGRVVNNPLGRNQERGVSDILYLTEGQGS
- a CDS encoding PTS transporter subunit EIIC, whose translation is MLKSLQKLGKSLMLPVATLPAAGILQGLGLLNYEKDIPLGPVIGGFLNQYVVPFLNEGAGAIFGNLALIFAIGVAIGLAGDAVAALSALIAYMVLTRILGAVPGVFGYIPDDVKLDMGVLGGIFAGLLAAYMYKKYHNIKLPDWLGFFSGKRFVPMVTAGSMLVLAILFGMVWSPIQDAIGAFGAWIVGFGGVGSMVFMIANRLLIPLGLHHVLNSIAWFQIGDYTNAAGEVVHGDLTRFFNGDPTAGMFMSGFFPIMMFALPAAALALIHTARPEKRKMVASIFIGAAVASFLTGITEPLEFSFMFAAPLLYVVHAILTGAAALIMYLLNVKLGFAFSAGLIDYLVNMKLSTNPLLMIPVGLAFAVVYYFLFRFMIIKFNLKTPGREDDTYDADTPTNTSAVAASADTKAGKVLAEIGGTDNIESIDACITRLRLVVRDDKAVNDRALKQLGASGVMRLGGGAVQVIFGTQSEILKDEIKKLM
- a CDS encoding AAA family ATPase, with the translated sequence MYLRSVELLSAKIENPDQYPFDIPAIRSLERLEVTNNVTFFVGENGSGKSTLLEGIAHQCGFNTAGGGRNNTYETHASESSLGNYLRLAWLPKITNGFFMRSESFYQFASHVDEMPASLQYYGGRSLHEQSHGESFLSLFVNRFSSKGIYLLDEPEAALSPARQLSLLRILHDLSGTSQFIIATHSPILLGYPGAEILSFDDSQIQEVAYEDTDHYQITRSFLENRDRMLNELFKD
- a CDS encoding PTS glucose transporter subunit IIA, with the protein product MIWKWKNNKSAKTSETISVASPFTGTCVSLEEVPDEAFAQGLMGPGVAMIPQEGRLVAPIDGTVVHLIKSHHAVMIEHASGLQLLLHIGMNTVSLKGQGFTPQVQTGDQVTIGQTLIKFDLNAIASAGYPVITPVIVANAADQPWESHPEYGSVKAGMGTIMKVSLSK